In the genome of Photobacterium sp. TLY01, one region contains:
- the rpmE gene encoding 50S ribosomal protein L31 encodes MKQGIHPEYTAVNARCSCGNAFVFNSTMKKDINLDVCDKCHPFYTGKQRQVSTGGRIDKFNKRFGALSSK; translated from the coding sequence ATGAAACAAGGTATCCACCCAGAATACACAGCTGTAAACGCACGTTGTTCTTGCGGCAACGCTTTTGTCTTTAATTCAACTATGAAAAAAGACATCAACCTGGATGTGTGTGACAAATGTCACCCATTCTACACTGGTAAGCAACGTCAAGTGAGCACCGGTGGCCGTATCGACAAATTCAACAAGCGTTTCGGCGCTCTGTCTAGCAAGTAA